In the genome of Ensifer sp. WSM1721, the window CGGAACTCCGGCCGGATCACTAGATCGGCACCGATTTAAGGGCAAATTATGCAGCAATTGCGGATACCGCAGCAACTCTCCGTATCCGAACGCCAGCCAGACATGGCTCGGAGCGGAAGGCACGACGAAATCAGGAAACGAAGGCACGCGACGTGATCGGGGCGGAGGTTTCGTCCGGCCCATAGTCGTTCTCGCCCTTGACTTGAAGAATTTCCTGCAGGCGCTGGCGGGCGCGATTGACGCGGCTCTTGATCGTACCGAGCGCGCAGCCGCAAATCGTGGCCGCCTCTTCATAGGAAAAGCCCGATGCGCCGACAAGGATGATCGCCTCGCGCTGGTCCGGCGGCAACTGGTCGAGCGCCCGTCGGAAATCCTGCAGATCGAGCGAACCATATTGCTCGGGGTGATGGGCAAGTGTCTCCGTCAGATGGCCGTCGCTGTCCTGGACCTCGCGGCCGCGCTTGCGCATCTGGCTATAGAGCTCGTTGCGCAGGATGGTGAAGAGCCATGCCTTCATGTTGGTGCCCATCTCGAAGTGGTCCTGCTTGGCCCAGGCCTTCATGATGGTGTCCTGCACGAGATCGTCGGCGCGGTCATGGCGCCCTATCAGCGACATGGCGAAGGCGCGCAGGCTCGGCAGCGCGGCAAGCATTTCACGCTTGAACTCTTGGTTTTCGGATGGCATCCGGCGCCTACTCCTTGCCGTGCGGAACCGATTTCCGCTCCGCGGCTTCCAGCTTTTCCAGAAGATCGAGAAAGCGGGCCGGTATCGCTTCCTCCTGCACCGACTGATAGAGGGCTTTCAATTTCACCGCAATCTGAACATTCGGATCGTCGCCCGATGGACTTTGGCCGATCGTCCGCCCTGCCCCTGAAGTATATCTCATTGTTGTAGCTGTCGCCCTTGAAAGTTCGCCTGCACCATAACGCAGCAGAAAATTGAAATGTTCCGCGGCGGAACCTTTTTTTCGGCGGAACGTTTCCGCGAGGCACCAGCATAAATACCAGCATTGATACATGAATTGAGGGACACCCTGCATGACACTGTCCACGCGGATTGCTCCATTCCTTCCTTACCTTCGCCGCTATTCACGCGCCCTGACCGGTTCTCAGACCTCGGGCGATGCCTATGTCGCGGCGGTGCTGGAGGCCCTGATAGCCGACACGTCGATCTTTCCCGGCGCCAGCAGCGACAGGGTCGCCCTGTTCCGGCTTTTCACATCGCTCTTCGGGTCGTCATCCGTGCTGATCCCCGAACCGGTTTCTCCCTTCGCCTGGGAACAGCGGGCATCCGTCAACCTGGCTGCAGTATCGCCGCTTGCCCGGCAGGCGTTCCTCCTCGTCTCGGTAGAGGGCTTCAGCCCGCAAGAGGCTGCCGAAGTGCTCGACGTCGATATTGCAAAGCTCACCGATCTCCTCGACCGCGCATCTCAGGAAATCTCCCGCCAGGTTGCAACCGACATCATGATCATCGAGGACGAACCGCTGATTGCGATCGACATCGAACAGATGGTCGAAAGCCTCGGCCACCGTGTGACCGGCATTGCGCGCACCAAGGACGAAGCCGTTGCGCTCTTCAAGTCGACAAAGCCGAGCATGGTCCTCGCTGACATCCAGCTCGCCGACGGCAGCTCCGGCATCGATGCGGTGAACGAGATCCTGAAGAGCCACGCGGTCCCGGTGATCTTCATCACTGCCTTCCCGGAGCGGCTTCTGACCGGCGAGAGGCCCGAGCCCACTTTCCTGGTCACCAAGCCCTTCAATCCGGAAATGGTGAAAGCCCTGATCAGCCAAGCGCTGTTCTTCAATGAGGCAACTAGGGCTGCTGCCTAAACGCCTTCTCTACAGCGCCGTGCGTTTTTTCAGACGCACAAAGGACGCTGTAGCACTTTGAATAGCTGCATCTTTTTGTCCTCAAATCGGTACGATTTAAGGACAAATGCAGTAGCGCGCCGCATTCTACGACCTTCATGCGTTGCGGTTCAGGCGTCTGCGCGCTGTTATCCAACCGCCGCATATTTCCGGGATGACACGATTAGCCCATCCTGACGCAAAACAGCCAGTGCCGAGGGAAAGGGCACTGGCTGAGCTTAAGCAACTCACTGAGGGGGGATGTGAGTTGGCAACCGGCGGTATGCCTCCGACGTCACATTGGGGGCCATGTGCGTCACCGTCCGGTTATCGCCAATAATTCACGAGGAAGAAAAAAGTTCCGAAAAAAATGAAGTGGCGAATGGCTGTTGACGGGCCAGTCTATTCGATCGACTCAAGCTCGGCGCGGTGCCGGTAAAGCGCAAGGAATCGCCGGTAGTCCCGGTCGTAGACGCGACGCAGCGCAGGATTCGGAAGCCGTTCCTTTCCGCCCGAGGACATCGCGCCACCGGCCCCCGCCAGGTCACGATAGAGATTGCCCGCGACGGCCGCCGTCATTGCCGTGCCGAGCAGGACGGCATCGGGGGTCTCGGGCGCGACCACGCGGCAGCCCGTGGCGTCACAATAGAGTTCCATCAACAGGGGGTTGCGCACGTGACCACCGGTAACGTGCAGCGTATCGAGCTGATAGCCCGCCTCCTTCATCATCTCGAGGATATGGCGAATGCCGAGCGCGAT includes:
- a CDS encoding RNA polymerase sigma factor; its protein translation is MPSENQEFKREMLAALPSLRAFAMSLIGRHDRADDLVQDTIMKAWAKQDHFEMGTNMKAWLFTILRNELYSQMRKRGREVQDSDGHLTETLAHHPEQYGSLDLQDFRRALDQLPPDQREAIILVGASGFSYEEAATICGCALGTIKSRVNRARQRLQEILQVKGENDYGPDETSAPITSRAFVS
- the rsiA1 gene encoding anti-sigma factor RsiA1 — protein: MRYTSGAGRTIGQSPSGDDPNVQIAVKLKALYQSVQEEAIPARFLDLLEKLEAAERKSVPHGKE
- a CDS encoding response regulator, with the protein product MTLSTRIAPFLPYLRRYSRALTGSQTSGDAYVAAVLEALIADTSIFPGASSDRVALFRLFTSLFGSSSVLIPEPVSPFAWEQRASVNLAAVSPLARQAFLLVSVEGFSPQEAAEVLDVDIAKLTDLLDRASQEISRQVATDIMIIEDEPLIAIDIEQMVESLGHRVTGIARTKDEAVALFKSTKPSMVLADIQLADGSSGIDAVNEILKSHAVPVIFITAFPERLLTGERPEPTFLVTKPFNPEMVKALISQALFFNEATRAAA